One segment of Vogesella indigofera DNA contains the following:
- the flgL gene encoding flagellar hook-associated protein FlgL: MRVSSNTQYIMGTYNLQSKGSQLNRLNEQLSTLKRINRASDDPVAAATLVDINQSKSMNTQQSSNAKAAASQLAITDTILGNVSNTIISIKTLAVQAGNTVLTNEDRQSIQNEMREKVKELVSLANTTDGASNYIFGGTDKSKPPFTMAVQATPPQLNINYQGNDQRQYMAISSSREIAVTEPGSVVFGRTSTPAGPAPAGPTAAGNELWQSLSVFDEALTAGSVDPNYATNIATVIQGLDDGLSQVLASRASLGSRMQETDSLIEMGDALSVQYASQISNLEDLDLAKAVSDFEMARTALEVTQKTFSQVKSLSLFNYL, translated from the coding sequence ATGAGAGTCAGCAGCAATACCCAGTACATCATGGGCACCTATAACCTGCAAAGCAAGGGTTCCCAGCTCAACCGCCTCAACGAGCAGCTGTCGACCCTGAAACGCATCAACCGGGCATCGGATGACCCGGTGGCGGCGGCCACGCTGGTCGACATCAACCAGTCCAAGTCGATGAACACGCAGCAATCCAGCAATGCCAAGGCGGCGGCCTCGCAGCTGGCGATTACCGATACCATTCTCGGCAACGTCTCCAATACCATCATCTCGATCAAGACCCTGGCGGTGCAGGCGGGCAACACCGTGCTGACCAATGAGGACCGGCAGTCGATCCAGAACGAGATGCGCGAGAAAGTGAAAGAGCTGGTTTCGCTCGCCAACACCACCGATGGTGCCTCCAACTATATCTTCGGCGGCACCGACAAGAGCAAGCCGCCGTTTACCATGGCGGTGCAGGCGACCCCGCCGCAGCTGAATATCAACTACCAGGGCAATGACCAGCGCCAGTACATGGCGATCTCGTCCAGCCGCGAGATCGCGGTCACCGAGCCCGGTTCGGTAGTGTTCGGTCGTACCTCAACTCCGGCCGGACCCGCTCCGGCAGGGCCGACCGCGGCTGGTAACGAGCTGTGGCAGTCGCTGTCGGTGTTCGACGAGGCACTGACAGCCGGCTCGGTTGATCCCAACTACGCCACCAATATTGCGACGGTCATCCAGGGACTGGATGACGGCCTGTCGCAGGTGCTGGCCAGTCGGGCTTCGCTCGGTTCGCGCATGCAGGAGACCGATTCGCTGATCGAGATGGGTGACGCCCTGAGCGTGCAATACGCGTCGCAGATCAGCAATCTGGAAGACCTGGATCTGGCCAAGGCGGTGTCCGACTTCGAGATGGCCAGGACGGCGCTGGAAGTGACGCAGAAAACCTTTTCCCAGGTGAAGAGCCTGTCCCTGTTCAACTACCTCTGA
- the flgE gene encoding flagellar hook protein FlgE, whose translation MGFQQGLSGLSAASKQLDVIGNNIANGSTIGFKGSRVEFGDLYARSLASASTQAGTNTQAGVGVQVLAVSQQFQQGNITTTNNPLDMAISGNGFYRLTSENTGNGGIEAFSRNGEFKLDKEGYIVNNGYYLNGYQMVNGVKTGAEQPLQVSTINSGIAKATGAPGERGIDWSFNLNGGGAVIDPAVKPFDPLDASTYSYTSGAKFYDNYGNVHTVSVYFARRASTVDPVVPATVPPSTLDVNNWDVYHSVDGTLVAGAPTQVKFDQSGQLTAWSDNIITIAADTSAASAHPAFDIDFTNSTQYSGDYSVSRQVAGGYPAGKFTGIGADSAGVIYANYTNGVTEPIGQITLYNFSNIQGLVPNGNNRWLYSSDAGARSMADPNSGGMGYIKPSALEESNVDTTAELVNMIIAQRYYQANAQTIKTQDTIMQTLLNLR comes from the coding sequence ATGGGTTTCCAGCAAGGTTTGAGTGGTCTGAGCGCGGCGTCCAAGCAGTTGGACGTGATTGGCAACAATATTGCCAACGGCAGCACCATCGGTTTCAAGGGCTCGCGCGTCGAGTTTGGCGATCTGTACGCCCGTTCGCTGGCCTCGGCCTCGACCCAGGCGGGTACCAATACCCAGGCCGGCGTCGGGGTGCAGGTGCTGGCGGTGTCGCAGCAGTTCCAGCAGGGCAACATCACCACCACCAACAACCCGCTGGACATGGCGATTTCCGGTAACGGCTTTTACCGGCTGACCAGCGAGAACACCGGCAACGGTGGCATCGAGGCGTTTTCCCGCAACGGCGAATTCAAGCTGGACAAGGAAGGCTACATCGTCAACAACGGCTACTACCTGAACGGCTACCAGATGGTCAACGGCGTGAAGACCGGTGCCGAACAGCCGCTGCAGGTGTCCACCATCAACAGCGGCATCGCCAAGGCGACCGGTGCTCCCGGCGAGCGCGGTATCGACTGGAGCTTCAACCTGAACGGTGGTGGCGCGGTGATCGACCCGGCGGTCAAGCCGTTTGACCCGCTGGACGCGTCCACCTATTCCTATACCAGCGGTGCCAAGTTCTACGACAACTACGGCAACGTGCATACCGTGTCGGTGTACTTTGCCCGCCGCGCCTCGACCGTCGATCCGGTGGTGCCGGCTACCGTGCCGCCATCGACGCTGGACGTGAACAACTGGGACGTGTACCACTCGGTAGACGGCACCCTGGTGGCGGGCGCGCCGACCCAGGTCAAGTTTGACCAGTCGGGTCAGCTGACCGCGTGGTCGGACAACATCATCACCATCGCTGCCGATACCAGTGCCGCCAGTGCCCACCCGGCATTCGATATCGACTTCACCAACAGCACCCAGTACAGCGGCGATTACAGCGTCTCCCGCCAGGTGGCCGGCGGCTATCCGGCCGGCAAGTTCACCGGTATCGGTGCCGACTCCGCCGGCGTGATCTACGCCAACTACACCAACGGCGTGACCGAGCCGATCGGCCAGATCACGCTGTACAACTTCTCCAACATCCAGGGTCTGGTGCCTAACGGCAACAACCGCTGGCTGTACAGCAGCGACGCCGGTGCCCGCAGCATGGCCGACCCCAACTCCGGCGGCATGGGCTACATCAAGCCGTCGGCGCTGGAGGAATCCAACGTCGATACCACCGCCGAGCTGGTGAATATGATCATTGCGCAGCGCTACTATCAGGCCAACGCGCAGACCATCAAGACCCAAGACACTATCATGCAGACCCTGCTCAACCTGCGTTAA
- the flgJ gene encoding flagellar assembly peptidoglycan hydrolase FlgJ, with protein sequence MQVSRDASNQLAIDPNATERLSSLARSNPKEAIRQVASQFEAILLNQMMASMRSNGFDGEEDSSELGTYRGMLDQQMVNAMVQGGGTGLAEMLARQIEGVARIDKTATPAASSGMLPLPALPAATAKAIRQYTEAAGTATAAPAPAPVAIPSERQAFVSTLLPHAGQAAERLGVAPELLVGHAALESGWGSRSIRHPDGRESYNLFGIKAGGAWRGESVATLTTEYVDGKARKQVESFRSYPSLQAAFDDYAKLLEGSSRYQRALNQGDNAQGFAVALQQGGYATDPAYARKLAGVAQSLLAR encoded by the coding sequence ATGCAAGTTTCCCGCGATGCCAGCAATCAGTTAGCGATCGATCCCAATGCGACCGAACGTTTGTCTTCCCTTGCGCGCAGCAATCCGAAGGAAGCGATCCGGCAGGTCGCCAGCCAGTTCGAGGCCATCCTGCTGAACCAGATGATGGCGTCGATGCGCAGCAACGGTTTTGACGGCGAAGAGGATTCCTCGGAGCTGGGCACCTACCGCGGCATGCTCGACCAGCAGATGGTCAACGCGATGGTGCAGGGCGGCGGTACCGGGCTGGCTGAGATGCTGGCCCGCCAGATCGAGGGTGTAGCGCGGATAGACAAGACCGCGACGCCGGCCGCCAGCAGCGGCATGCTGCCCTTGCCGGCGCTGCCCGCCGCGACGGCGAAAGCCATCCGCCAGTACACGGAAGCTGCCGGCACCGCCACGGCGGCACCGGCACCGGCACCGGTGGCGATTCCGAGCGAGCGGCAGGCATTTGTCAGCACTCTGTTGCCGCATGCCGGCCAGGCGGCCGAGCGCCTCGGCGTGGCGCCGGAGTTGCTGGTCGGTCACGCCGCGCTGGAAAGCGGCTGGGGCAGCCGCAGCATCCGTCATCCGGATGGCCGCGAGAGCTACAACCTGTTCGGCATCAAGGCCGGCGGCGCGTGGCGCGGTGAATCGGTGGCGACGCTGACCACCGAATACGTCGACGGCAAGGCACGCAAGCAGGTGGAATCGTTCCGTTCCTATCCGAGCCTGCAAGCGGCCTTCGACGATTACGCCAAGTTGCTGGAAGGCAGCAGCCGCTACCAGCGCGCGCTGAACCAGGGCGATAACGCGCAGGGCTTTGCCGTGGCGCTGCAGCAGGGCGGCTACGCCACCGATCCGGCGTATGCGCGCAAACTGGCCGGCGTCGCCCAGTCCCTGCTGGCACGCTAA
- a CDS encoding flagellar basal body P-ring protein FlgI produces the protein MSRFVVVVCLALVASPLFAAQKIKELASVAGVRSNPLIGYGLVVGLDGSGDKASASPFTGQSLGNMLNQLGVQIPQGMKIDPKNVAAVSLTATLPPFARRGQALDITVSSIGDAKSLRGGTLLLSPLKGIDGQIYALAQGNVVVGGAGAAAGGSKTQINHLSVGRIPAGATVERELPASLGMGDMVALQLLESDFTTANRVVQAINRELGGQTARALDGRQIEVRAPQDSNARIQFLSRLENIAVEAAEVSPVVIINARTGSIVMNKAVRIDPCAIAHGNLSVTVNSTSTVSQPPPLSGGQTAVTRKADVSVSADGSKVVNIPGGASLSEVVGALNSVGATPQDLISILQAMKASGSLKAELQII, from the coding sequence ATGTCGCGTTTTGTTGTGGTGGTCTGTCTGGCGCTGGTGGCCAGCCCGCTGTTTGCCGCCCAGAAGATCAAGGAACTGGCCAGCGTGGCCGGGGTGCGCTCCAACCCGCTGATCGGTTACGGCCTGGTGGTCGGCCTCGACGGCAGTGGCGACAAGGCCAGTGCCTCGCCGTTCACCGGCCAGTCGCTGGGTAATATGCTGAACCAGCTCGGGGTGCAGATCCCGCAGGGGATGAAGATCGACCCGAAGAATGTGGCCGCGGTGAGTCTGACCGCGACCCTGCCGCCGTTCGCGCGGCGCGGTCAGGCGCTGGACATCACGGTGTCGTCGATCGGCGACGCCAAGAGCCTGCGCGGCGGCACCTTGCTGCTGTCGCCGCTGAAAGGCATCGATGGCCAGATCTACGCGCTGGCACAGGGTAATGTGGTAGTCGGCGGTGCCGGCGCCGCTGCCGGGGGCAGCAAGACGCAGATCAACCACCTCAGCGTTGGTCGCATTCCGGCGGGGGCGACGGTCGAGCGCGAGTTGCCGGCCTCGCTGGGCATGGGCGATATGGTGGCGCTGCAGCTGCTGGAGTCGGATTTCACCACCGCCAACCGCGTGGTGCAGGCGATCAATCGCGAGCTGGGTGGGCAGACGGCGCGTGCGCTGGATGGCCGCCAGATCGAGGTGCGGGCGCCGCAGGACAGCAATGCACGGATCCAGTTTCTGTCGCGGCTGGAAAATATTGCCGTCGAGGCGGCAGAAGTTTCCCCCGTGGTGATCATCAATGCCCGCACCGGCTCCATCGTGATGAACAAGGCGGTGCGCATCGACCCTTGCGCGATTGCCCACGGCAACCTGTCGGTGACGGTCAACAGCACCTCGACAGTGAGCCAGCCGCCACCGCTGAGCGGCGGCCAGACCGCCGTCACCCGCAAGGCCGACGTCAGTGTCAGCGCCGACGGCAGCAAGGTGGTCAACATTCCCGGCGGTGCCTCGCTGTCGGAGGTGGTGGGCGCCCTGAATTCGGTCGGCGCCACACCGCAGGACCTGATCTCCATCCTGCAGGCGATGAAGGCCTCCGGCTCGCTGAAGGCGGAATTGCAGATCATCTGA
- the flgK gene encoding flagellar hook-associated protein FlgK has protein sequence MSGIFSIGISGLNAARAALDVTSHNISNVNTDGYNRQRLSQSAATPQFVGYGYTGRGVDLYAVSRLYDGFMDEQLQNVTASSSGFQTQATALSDIDNLITDGNAGLSNLMQGFYASLQTLSQQPTSIAARQSVISQAESLSGRFQSMNTRMEEVRNGLINQINTSVEGVNSYARQIAALNEQIISLNQGEGRAPNDLLDQRDTLVRDLNKLIKTDVVEQSDGMYSVYIGQGHPLVIGETSYEMTMMRGAPAQPEDPEAPSLGIKLPGTNNTVVLNSQLIAGGSIAGAMTTLNYDVARVQADLGRMAVEFSDAMNRQQALGVDLNGLPASTPMFADLTAFRTTAENATTPAGEAKAMRDALRRFAVAVQEPSQLAVASGIQAGATTPVDPTEVPGGKPSISAIWQVSNLSPAANPTLPAAPALALNYIPGNTPPFEADFGGTIVPVTQSASQAGVYEFTLASGQHIAFKFEGQAATNQTIPVTPRTGAPGESAQLDNANLLEMARLQTRPLMAATPNSTSTFLPAVGAARTGSLQSFYGQTVSYVGSRTNVVQVSLTAQEAALQEVKLKRESFSGVNLDEEAANLIRYQQAYQASSKVIQVAQEIFQSLLDLR, from the coding sequence ATGAGTGGTATTTTCAGTATCGGTATCAGTGGTCTCAATGCGGCACGCGCGGCATTGGACGTGACCAGCCACAACATCAGCAACGTCAATACCGATGGCTACAACCGCCAGCGTCTTTCCCAGAGTGCGGCGACGCCGCAGTTTGTCGGTTACGGCTACACCGGCCGTGGTGTCGACCTGTACGCGGTATCGCGGCTGTACGACGGCTTCATGGACGAGCAGCTGCAGAATGTCACCGCGTCCAGTAGCGGCTTCCAGACCCAGGCCACCGCCCTGTCCGATATCGACAACCTGATTACCGATGGCAATGCCGGCCTTTCCAACCTGATGCAGGGTTTCTACGCCAGCCTGCAAACCCTCAGCCAGCAGCCGACCTCCATCGCCGCGCGGCAGTCGGTGATCAGCCAGGCCGAGTCGCTGTCCGGCCGTTTCCAGTCGATGAACACCCGTATGGAAGAGGTGCGTAACGGCCTGATCAACCAGATCAATACCTCGGTGGAGGGGGTCAACTCCTACGCCAGGCAGATTGCCGCCCTCAACGAACAGATCATTTCCCTGAACCAGGGCGAGGGCCGTGCGCCCAACGACCTGCTGGACCAGCGCGATACGCTGGTGCGCGACCTGAACAAGCTGATCAAGACCGACGTGGTCGAGCAATCCGATGGCATGTACAGCGTCTACATCGGCCAGGGTCATCCGCTGGTGATAGGCGAGACCAGTTACGAAATGACCATGATGCGTGGCGCACCGGCGCAGCCGGAGGATCCGGAAGCGCCGTCACTGGGCATCAAGCTGCCGGGCACCAACAACACGGTGGTGCTCAATTCGCAGCTGATCGCCGGCGGCAGCATCGCCGGCGCCATGACCACGCTGAATTACGATGTTGCCCGCGTGCAGGCCGACCTCGGCCGCATGGCTGTCGAGTTTTCCGATGCGATGAACCGGCAGCAGGCGCTGGGTGTCGACCTCAACGGCCTGCCGGCCAGTACGCCGATGTTTGCCGACTTGACCGCCTTCCGCACCACGGCGGAGAACGCGACCACGCCGGCCGGTGAAGCCAAGGCGATGCGCGATGCCTTGCGCCGCTTTGCCGTGGCGGTGCAGGAGCCATCGCAGCTGGCGGTCGCCTCCGGCATCCAGGCCGGTGCCACCACGCCGGTCGACCCGACCGAGGTGCCGGGCGGCAAGCCGTCCATTTCGGCGATCTGGCAGGTATCCAATCTGTCGCCGGCGGCCAACCCGACCCTGCCGGCAGCACCGGCGCTGGCATTGAACTATATTCCGGGCAACACCCCGCCGTTCGAGGCGGACTTTGGCGGCACCATCGTGCCGGTGACGCAGTCGGCAAGCCAGGCCGGGGTCTACGAATTTACCCTCGCCAGTGGCCAGCATATCGCCTTCAAGTTCGAGGGCCAGGCGGCAACCAACCAGACCATCCCGGTGACTCCGCGCACCGGCGCCCCAGGCGAGTCGGCGCAGCTGGATAACGCCAACCTGCTGGAAATGGCTCGCTTGCAGACGCGGCCACTGATGGCGGCGACGCCCAATTCCACCTCGACCTTCCTGCCCGCCGTCGGCGCCGCGCGTACCGGCAGCCTGCAGTCGTTTTATGGCCAGACCGTCAGCTATGTCGGTAGCCGTACCAACGTGGTGCAGGTCAGCCTGACGGCGCAGGAAGCGGCGTTGCAGGAAGTAAAATTGAAGAGGGAATCGTTCTCCGGCGTCAATCTCGACGAGGAAGCGGCGAATCTTATACGCTATCAGCAGGCCTACCAGGCATCGAGCAAGGTCATCCAGGTGGCGCAGGAAATTTTCCAGTCGCTGCTGGACCTGCGTTGA
- a CDS encoding flagellar basal body rod protein FlgF, protein MDKVLYLAMNGAKHVAWQQATTSNNLANVHTNGFKADLASFRALRVVGDGAPTRTYQVDNTVGHDMSQGSLQLTGNESDFALATPGFFAVQAPGGGEAYTRDGGYIVDTEGVMRTRSGLAIQGEGGQIVVPPGSRITLGIDGTVSASASVGADRTVQVLGRIKLVNPAERAVYKGDDGLFRQHDGQDAPAAANVQLKSGFLEASNVNAVESLVQMISHSRHYDLNIKLMQTAEQNARQATELLSITG, encoded by the coding sequence ATGGATAAGGTGCTGTATCTGGCAATGAATGGTGCGAAGCACGTCGCATGGCAACAGGCGACCACTTCCAACAATCTTGCCAACGTCCATACCAACGGCTTCAAGGCCGATCTGGCGTCTTTCCGGGCGCTGCGCGTGGTCGGCGACGGCGCGCCGACGCGCACCTACCAGGTCGACAATACCGTCGGTCACGACATGAGCCAGGGCTCGCTGCAGCTGACAGGCAACGAAAGCGATTTCGCGCTGGCAACGCCGGGCTTTTTTGCGGTGCAGGCACCGGGTGGTGGCGAGGCCTACACCCGCGACGGCGGCTACATCGTCGACACCGAAGGTGTGATGCGCACCCGTTCCGGGCTGGCAATCCAGGGTGAGGGCGGCCAGATCGTGGTACCGCCGGGCTCGCGCATCACCCTCGGCATCGACGGCACGGTATCGGCCTCGGCCAGTGTCGGCGCCGACCGTACCGTGCAGGTGCTGGGCCGCATCAAGCTGGTCAATCCGGCGGAGCGGGCGGTGTACAAGGGCGATGACGGCCTGTTCCGTCAGCACGATGGCCAGGACGCGCCGGCTGCGGCCAACGTGCAACTGAAGAGCGGCTTCCTGGAAGCCAGCAACGTCAATGCGGTCGAGAGCCTGGTGCAGATGATCAGCCACTCCCGCCATTACGATCTCAATATCAAGCTGATGCAAACGGCGGAGCAGAATGCCCGCCAGGCGACAGAATTGCTGTCGATTACCGGCTAA
- the flgG gene encoding flagellar basal-body rod protein FlgG, with product MIRALYVAKTGMDASQFKLDVVSNNLANVNTKGFKRSNAIFEDLYYQTLRQPGAQLSNGNVLPTGLHAGTGAAPVATARVHTQGEMIRTEQSLDMAIAGDGFFRIQQTDGTIAYTRNGEFKRNNEGLVVNAAGLALDPAITIPATATKITLSPEGLLEYFDAGATTATGSFQINTATFINPQGLESIGGNLYLATGASGDPIEGQPGLDGRGTISQGYVEGSNVNVTEELINMITAQRAYEINSRAIKTADEMLQKLTQL from the coding sequence ATGATTCGTGCCTTGTATGTGGCCAAGACCGGTATGGATGCCAGCCAGTTCAAGCTGGACGTGGTGTCCAACAACCTCGCCAACGTGAATACCAAGGGCTTCAAGCGCTCCAACGCCATTTTTGAAGACCTGTACTACCAGACCTTGCGCCAGCCCGGCGCCCAGCTGTCGAACGGCAACGTGCTGCCGACCGGCCTGCACGCCGGCACCGGTGCCGCACCGGTGGCCACCGCGCGGGTGCACACCCAGGGCGAGATGATCCGCACCGAGCAGTCGCTGGACATGGCGATCGCCGGCGACGGTTTCTTCCGCATCCAGCAGACCGACGGCACCATCGCCTACACCCGCAACGGCGAGTTCAAGCGCAACAATGAGGGCCTGGTGGTCAATGCCGCCGGCCTCGCACTGGATCCGGCGATCACCATTCCGGCGACCGCCACCAAGATCACACTGTCGCCGGAAGGCCTGCTGGAGTATTTCGATGCCGGGGCGACGACCGCCACCGGCTCGTTCCAGATCAACACCGCCACCTTCATCAACCCGCAAGGGCTGGAAAGCATCGGCGGCAACCTGTATCTGGCGACCGGCGCGTCCGGCGACCCGATCGAAGGCCAGCCCGGCCTCGATGGCCGCGGCACCATTTCGCAGGGCTATGTCGAGGGTTCCAACGTCAACGTGACCGAAGAACTGATCAACATGATCACCGCGCAGCGCGCCTACGAGATCAACTCGCGCGCGATCAAGACCGCCGACGAAATGCTGCAGAAGCTGACCCAGCTCTAA
- a CDS encoding flagellar basal body L-ring protein FlgH, whose amino-acid sequence MKRLLNLVLPLCSALLLAACAVQTAPITHQPMAVRPQPQPAQLPADGSIFQAASYQPLFEDKVPVRVGDILTVTIRENNRSSSKEETEGERDSSINGGINAGVSLPFFPGAIEKKLGGASLNGSGSASESGSSSNTNSSSFNASITVTVIDVYPNGNLLVSGEKQMKINGEHEFIRLSGVINPRDIKQGNNVESTRMADARIEQINQGRSRAYNDTGWLQKIFLSLLPF is encoded by the coding sequence ATGAAGCGCCTGCTGAATCTCGTGTTGCCGCTGTGCTCGGCGCTGCTGCTGGCCGCCTGCGCGGTACAGACGGCACCGATCACGCATCAGCCGATGGCGGTGCGGCCGCAGCCGCAGCCGGCGCAGCTGCCGGCCGACGGCTCCATCTTCCAGGCCGCCAGCTACCAGCCGCTGTTCGAGGACAAGGTGCCGGTGCGTGTCGGCGACATCCTCACCGTCACCATCCGCGAGAACAACCGCTCCAGCAGCAAGGAAGAGACCGAGGGCGAACGCGACTCATCGATCAACGGCGGCATCAATGCCGGCGTGTCGCTGCCGTTCTTCCCCGGCGCCATTGAGAAGAAACTGGGCGGTGCCAGCCTGAACGGCAGTGGCAGCGCCAGCGAGAGCGGTTCCAGCAGCAATACCAACAGCAGCTCCTTCAATGCCTCCATCACCGTGACCGTGATCGACGTCTACCCGAACGGCAATCTGCTGGTCAGCGGCGAGAAGCAGATGAAGATCAACGGCGAGCACGAGTTTATCCGCCTGTCCGGGGTGATCAATCCACGCGACATCAAGCAGGGCAACAACGTCGAATCGACGCGGATGGCGGATGCCCGCATCGAGCAGATCAACCAGGGTCGTAGCCGCGCTTATAATGACACCGGCTGGCTGCAGAAAATCTTCCTGTCACTGCTGCCGTTTTAA